In Rhizoctonia solani chromosome 7, complete sequence, one DNA window encodes the following:
- a CDS encoding mitotic checkpoint protein BUB3,1 yields MSPLRSVSTPNAGTESGTDTLCIPPLPYDNEYCSIRSLDLRMYTAVGSPGPQPFPQRRPLTRLSSDTTFAQPLVPLSDSDSDGSDLELDIEGDAVIRGFGIDDDVEIHDADPEDGQDLSILEGQEDDEADQSWHTATPFTPGNSFFSNVLSPNNNELPARPNLTRTPSSRPTILEELQPPKAKRRSMDHALTAGAMSKLLLTPSRSRHREPAPERSSPPETASPASPTRKFRLGLPLPPRSHGAENYSWHGGIDMSSESIRKLSLIDDEYNPGSDPDSPSKMFPNATTIAAKGKGRRDPSWDARKLKSLKPLRRGIFAPSADSTNTEIPIIESVPSTDPSSPFVQQSTTSNAPKDFVAPTFSLSVFSPPRTSSPMKAGQKGAGLFEKEMNLSGVDGEETDMFPPISASSPPPVGRRGSAFALGPPAPQLHPGNATFSGVSSLLSGPLKKKFKGGAAGDDSVQLEEGIQLTSSAKPRTRARTMSFGRGNLPNIGTDIKLEQVDELVTPRFAPATSSWPDDEDMDFDKSIFDSMVQHTSFSVDAGGSRSLIPDTPVKKAVFGQTPGDPITMGDRTKGWMTSLPDRGGKAFGTRAPRPSLPIRFPDFSPSTPDDSPAAGRSKVLNLEVQASPTMRWGPLAEESPSLRPHRKAGENRPRRRSNAGDISLNLRSSAVNDTRKSSLGDLGPRKGAPGENSLGLRKLDVGVKKAEKSKSPKRAPVGQQKRTYGSLGVGRPGVRDGIPEFLIEGENEDEDAGMSTDTGKEKGGLGTSASAGSFLPSRPNSSHSGPLFMAATPNFLNVGPDSFMRRPSFDTVSGSDGEASVAGTPTRRGLGARRGGVQPRQSLAAAATRSAQPVAGRQLPFAPSKGLPPLAALKAGHRSSLPVANWRLVTPSPSLSSLASLMDTPTAPARRSAARASPILSKCRRPAQTPTQSHLAEIDPEPMAALVLKVEKDGRLFAVKRSKQFEGVRHRRRVLEEVDVLRHLANPGHPNVLQFEDAWEQDGRSLMLTEMCELGNLADFLMEWGEKYERLDEARVWKIASDLSHGLAFIHHMGVIHLDLKPANMFVTIEGRIRIGDFGMASRWPRIPSEADSSDGFEREGDRDYMAPEILQGVYGFGADVFSLGMTLLECAGNIIVPAMGEPWHKLRNDDLSDVELDGFSPEIVDFIATMMRRDASRRPTMKDACDHGCITRTHTLMMRAIENAKKPGAGPTDVFRASPFGSEGPAFLEEVLGRANDGMDTS; encoded by the exons ATGTCTCCATTACGCTCTGTATCCACCCCGAATGCGGGTACTGAAAGTGGGACTGATACCCTATGCATTCCCCCTCTCCCCTACGACAACGAATACTGCTCGATCCGGAGCCTCGATTTGCGCATGTA CACTGCCGTTGGCTCTCCAGGGCCCCAGCCGTTCCCCCAACGCCGGCCCCTTACCCGTCTATCCTCCGATACGACATTTGCCCAGCCACTGGTTCCCCTGTCTGATTCAGACTCAGACGGCTCCGACTTAGAATTGGATATTGAAGGAGATGCAGTTATTAGAGGGTTCGGAATTGACGACGATGTGGAGATACATGATGCAGACCCCGAGGATGGTCAGGATCTTAGTATACTCGAAGGTCAGGAAGACGACGAGGCAGACCAGAGTTGGCACACCGCCACCCCATTTACGCCCGGCAATTCGTTCTTTTCGAACGTGCTTTCGCCAAACAATAACGAGCTACCCGCGAGGCCCAACCTCACTCGTACACCCAGTTCGAGGCCAACGATATTGGAGGAATTGCAGCCGCCAAAGGCCAAGCGCAGGTCTATGGACCATGCACTTACGGCCGGAGCAATGTCCAAATTGTTGCTGACTCCTAGCCGGTCACGACATCGTGAGCCCGCGCCGGAACGGAGTTCGCCGCCTGAAACAGCATCTCCTGCCTCACCAACACGTAAATTTCGTCTGGGACTTCCTCTCCCACCGCGCTCGCATGGTGCCGAAAACTATAGTTGGCACGGAGGAATTGACATGAGCTCAGAGTCAATTCGGAAG CTGTCACTCATAGACGACGAATATAACCCCGGCTCAGACCCGGACTCTCCCTCGAAAATGTTTCCTAACGCAACCACCATCGCTGCCAAAGGCAAAGGTCGACGGGATCCCTCCTGGGACGCACGCAAACTGAAATCGCTCAAACCACTTCGTCGCGGGATCTTCGCTCCGTCTGCCGATTCGACAAACACTGAGATCCCAATAATTGAGTCTGTCCCTAGCACGGACCCTTCCTCCCCTTTCGTTCAACAATCAACAAcgtcaaatgctccaaagGATTTTGTTGCGCCGACATTTTCCCTTAGCGTTTTCTCGCCGCCTAGGACGTCGTCGCCGATGAAGGCAGGGCAGAAAGGGGCTGGGTTGTTCGAGAAAGAGATGAATCTGAGTGGGGTGGACGGCGAGGAAACCGACATGTTTCCGCCCATCTCTGCGAGCTCGCCCCCACCGGTCGGGAGGCGTGGGTCCGCCTTTGCGCTTGGTCCACCCGCGCCTCAGCTCCACCCCGGTAACGCCACGTTCTCCGGTGTTTCAAGTCTACTGAGCGGCCCACTAAAGAAGAAGTTCAAGGGTGGAGCCGCGGGTGACGATAGCGTCCAACTGGAGGAAGGGATCCAACTCACATCGAGTGCCAAACCCAGGACTCGTGCGCGGACAATGTCATTCGGACGCGGCAACTTGCCGAACATTGGAACCGACATCAAACTGGAACAAGTTGACGAATTGGTCACGCCCAGGTTTGCACCTGCTACTTCCTCCTGGCCGGATGACGAGGACATGGACTTTGACAAGTCAATATTCGATAGTATGGTTCAGCATACAAGCTTCTCGGTTGATGCTGGAGGAAGCAGAAGTCTTATTCCCGACACGCCTGTGAAGAAGGCTGTATTTGGGCAAACCCCCGGTGATCCTATCACTATGGGCGATAGAACTAAGGGATGGATGACCAGCTTGCCCGATAGGGGAGGCAAGGCATTCGGCACTCGAG CACCCCGGCCGTCTCTTCCTATTCGTTTCCCGGACTTCTCTCCCAGTACCCCAGACGACAGCCCGGCCGCCGGTCGCAGCAAGGTCTTGAACCTCGAGGTCCAGGCCAGCCCAACTATGCGGTGGGGCCCTCTTGCCGAGGAGTCTCCTTCATTGAGGCCACATCGGAAGGCTGGCGAGAATAGACCCCGAAGGCGGTCGAATGCGGGTGATATCTCGCTCAATTTGCGCAGCTCGGCCGTTAACGACACCCGAAAGTCGAGTCTGGGCGACTTGGGCCCGAGAAAGGGAGCTCCTGGCGAGAACTCTCTTGGATTGCGTAAGCTCGATGTAGGGGTCAAGAAAGCCGAGAAGTCTAAGAGTCCCAAGCGGGCTCCGGTCGGACAACAGAAACGCACTTATGGAAGTCTAGGTGTAGGCCGGCCCGGTGTCAGGGATGGGATACCCGAGTTTTTGATCGAGGGTGAGaacgaggatgaggatgcTGGGATGAGCACGGACACTGGAAAGGAGAAGGGTGGGCTTGGGACGAGTGCGAGCGCAGGGTCGTTCTTGCCTTCGCGCCCGAACTCGTCCCACTCTGGTCCGCTGTTCATGGCTGCGACGCCAAACTTTTTAAACGTCGGCCCTGATTCGTTCATGCGTCGCCCAAGCTTCGATACCGTATCTGGATCGGACGGAGAGGCCAGTGTGGCAGGTACACCCACACGACGTGGACTAGGCGCGAGAAGGGGTGGTGTGCAACCTAGGCAAAGTTTAGCTGCTGCGGCCACCAGGTCCGCTCAACCTGTGGCGGGCCGACAGCTCCCATTCGCACCCTCCAAAGGCCTTCCTCCCCTTGCAGCTCTTAAAGCAGGCCACAGGAGTTCATTACCTGTCGCAAACTGGCGCCTTGTTACTCCTTCGCCTTCCCTCTCATCTCTTGCGTCGCTCATGGACACTCCTACCGCTCCTGCTCGTCGATCTGCTGCTCGCGCCTCGCCAATCTTGTCCAAATGTCGACGACCTGCACAGACTCCTACCCAGAGCCACCTAGCCGAGATTGATCCGGAGCCAATGGCCGCTCTCG TTCTCAAAGTCGAAAAGGACGGCCGATTGTTCGCGGTGAAGAGGAGTAAACAATTTGAGGGCGTAAGACACCGTCGCCGAGTCCTAGAAGAGGTCGACGTTTTGCGACATCTTGCTAACCCCGGCCACCCGAACGTGCTACAGTTTGAGGATGCTTGGGAGCAAGACGGTCGAAGTCTGATGTTGACGGAGATGTGCGAACTCGGAAATCTTGCAGACTTTTTGATGGAATGGGGCGAGAAGTATGAGAGGCTCGACGAGGCGCGGGTATGGAAGATCGCCAGTGACCTGAGTCAT GGTCTTGCATTTATCCACCACATGGGCGTCATTCATCTTGATCTAAAACCCGCGAACATGTTCGTGACGATTGAAGGTCGCATTCGTATCGGAGATTTTGGAATGGCATCACGTTGGCCCCGTATACCCTCCGAGGCGGATAGCTCAGATGGGTTCGAGCGTGAAGGAGACCGGGACTATATGGCACCAGAAATCTTGCAGGGTGTTTACGGTTTCGGGGCCGATGTTTTCAGTTTGGGTATGACACTCTTGGAGTGTGCCGGCAATATCATTGTGCCCGCCAT GGGTGAACCGTGGCACAAGCTCCGAAATGATGACCTCTCAGACGTTGAACTCGATGGTTTCAGTCCCGAGATTGTCGATTTTATTGCCACCATGATGCGTCGTGACGCTTCCCGACGACCGACTATGAAAGATGCTTGTGATCATGGCTGCATCACCCGTACCCATACTCTAATGATGCGTGCCATTGAGAACGCCAAGAAACCAGGCGCTGGTCCAACGGATGTTTTCAGAGCCTCGCCATTCGGAAGCGAAGGTCCTGCATTTTTGGAGGAGGTGCTCGGGCGGGCAAACGACGGGATGGACACATCCTAG
- a CDS encoding Vegetative incompatibility protein HET-E-1 yields the protein MSKSWFTKNQWPALLRRGYGWPVRVESAVFTPDGTRIIANTTEGPLFLFRDGSVIGIVALAIHSPSPSRIRSAHGQQPRHCARRCSFTHTIALSWRLKLDFIGSVIPLIRSMRSSSSSSHRVIGIRFLGDTVWADRHIFAYIIAQSTHPRYCIVSGSKDGVIRVHDAGSNRLIITISLPTIGTRTRNSHHQIAGLARSPALTVVDVRLRVHCVESGRLLMESDEIFYDRLVFHQTVLVSLSREGRQRPVLVTVDGLGQQTGDRLDDNLGGLVFALSRIHEGRLPYCYFPVALEASIPICIWSAQDGKVVLGPIKRYVIHSVLP from the exons ATGTCCAAGAGCTGGTTCACTAAAAATCAGTGGCCTGCTCTATTACGACGAGGATACGGATGGCCCGTCCGAGTTGAATCGGCCGTATTCACGCCAGATGGGACTCGCATCATTGCCAACACCACTGAAGGCCCCTTGTTTTTATTCAGAGACGGTTCTGT CATTGGTATCGTGGCTCTGGCTATACACTCGCCGAGCCCCTCTCGCATCCGCTCCGCTCATGGACAACAACCGCGTCACTGCGCTCGCCGCTGTTCTTTTACCCATACTATCGCTTTG TCATGGAGGCTGAAGCTTGACTTCATCGGCTCCGTGATTCCACTAATCCGTTCAATGCGCTCGTCTTCAAGCAGTTCTCATCGCGTAATTGGGATTCGTTTCTTGGGAGACACTGTTTGGGCCGATAGACATATATTCGCCTATATCATTGCGCAGAGTACTCACCCGAGGTACTGCATAGTCTCTGGTTCAAAGGACGGGGTGATTCGAGTGCATGATGCTGGGAGCAATCGCTTGATCATTACCATCAGTCTTCCTACGATTGGTACGAGGACCAGAAACTCACATCA TCAAATTGCCGGACTGGCCCGAAGTCCCGCCCTCACAGTGGTTGATGTCAGGCTACGCGTGCACTGCGTTGAAAGTGGTCGATTATTGATGGAATCAGACGAGATTTTTTATGATCGCCTGGTCTTTCACCAGACGGTACTCGTATCCTTAAGTCGGGAAGGTCGTCAACGCCCGGTTCTGGTTACTGTTGATGGACTTGGACAGCAAACAGGAGATCGGCTGGATGATAATTTGGGAGGCCTTGTCTTCGCACTCTCCCGTATTCACGAGGGACGGCTCCCATATTGCTACTTCCCCGTGGCCCTCGAGGCCTCGATTCCAATATGTATCTGGAGTGCCCAGGATGGCAAGGTTGTACTTGGGCCTATCAAAAGATACGTGATCCACTCAGTTCTCCCATGA
- a CDS encoding mediator complex subunit Med12, giving the protein MSRPNRSRNPNARPSQNPTQPQPPAAKVTDIKPPAWRTRWSNAADLGYPGFDPPRPGQPEDTLTEHYVKNGYTFVNTALGNVANDSFSAHGLIYGSLKPSRNRSALALLGDLMSAVLKYEPSLRRASPWLADLSNPTIPLSKLAKTVLHVAKGPDLLDMLHANNVAISRAVWYVRILGANETLSIKSRPNYNPAQLAIEWAGTVTTHLKKQLQEIVLPSAPRPGLPIKSTFKSTLTQADTKAKWVSRFAYCVELMRAFYVEHMVDHGAVLSWLSAQVLPANIAQFYFVLRLVEEYLDDIAQHRLFAQPVIEGCLAKLVEVESSVVPDVLTSLASASTHVLHRLFLLNPDYFVCGRIWAQPSYRRLLQTSFQDRMKLVLGEHKSDAEVLDTIGTFAGVAARNDGLLFRLLNSIGPGTDLSCASYFQPDGSDDQKLSVLLTWAVTPSQYGSHRRSWPVPFLQGDQRGRDGKKEYGDGLMRDEVRAVGIWENDKEEGVSTSAGIDDASKIMWHSRDAVALLVGELIEKGLFSYGWQGSNLENQMVRAVLQGVAAIIIRISGTNEPWTSTTLTSLERYLSAGRYILMLAINDWLLATVHQSLDQGLQMSSDTFSRIVQILSARKCFSSIAELIFAVLQSPHGLMNEIGEELFKKHQALHLEHKHCRSLFTLLGSLSSAGSLPESAHHQIESEVNFITQSLHPQTDGTVDPSLSSPQIKSLVNDIPLEQVVIIADDIWYKHHALESWATGIWDHVFASLCTVPQTTPDSQKSEIASRYVTFLVKLSSHSISGLDAICGSGSALYPTWSLASGLSEPRPAVSRLAGLANDLAERLLVVDDVPPAPSLLPPSTLSEVLELSARRLPASNNATFLDFINKFPCLVAMEIQPHIEPEVQASSLPGHKSSPVIDRVKQRPILTKSILGLEQDSSRAEAKERLADFSSSFLGELPSLETNIKDDFLSALQTALEAVLLTWKQPDHSVEPRRPEVATLIARLNQFALGFPDSGQKEQTKRLPSLETNIKDDFLSALQTALEAVLLTWKQPDHSVEPRRPEVATLIARLNQFALGFPEFWTKGTNEKGEALIVVYLQMMKLVRLSAILLWDRLIPNLVGHYCLFVGW; this is encoded by the exons ATGTCTCGTCCGAACCGCTCGAGAAACCCTAACGCAAGGCCTTCTCAGAATCCAACCCAACCTCAACCTCCCGCCGCAAAAGTCACAGACATTAAACCTCCTGCTTGGCGTACGAGATGGAGCAATGCAGCAGACCTCG GGTATCCTGGCTTTGACCCTCCACGACCCGGACAACCGGAAGATACTCTCACTGAGCACTATGTTAAGAATGGTTATACTTTCGTAAATACTGCTCTT GGGAATGTAGCGAACGATAGTTTCTCCGCACATGGTCTCATATATGGTTCTTTAAAGCCCTCCCGCAATCGGTCTGCTCTCGCCTTACTGGGCGACTTGATGAGCGCCGTTTTGAAGTACGAACCGAGTCTTCGGCGGGCATCCC CATGGCTTGCAGACCTATCTAATCCTACTATTCCACTTTCAAAGCTCGCTAAAACTGTGTTGCATGTAGCCAAAGGGCCAGATCTGCTGGACATGCTTCACGCCAATAATGTGGCAATATCCAGGGCAGTCTGGTATGTCAGGATCCTGGGTGCGAACGAAACA TTATCGATCAAATCACGGCCAAACTACAATCCTGCGCAACTAGCTATTGAGTGGGCAGGAACCGTGACAACACATCTCAAAAAGCAACTCCAGGAGATTGTACTTCCTAGTGCGCCACGACCCGGACTCCCAATCAAGTCAACATTCAAGAGTACCTTGACTCAGGCGGATACTAAGGCGAAGTGGGTGTCACGATTCGCATATTG TGTAGAACTAATGCGGGCGTTTTACGTCGAACATATGGTTGACCATGGGGCTGTGTTAAGTTGGTTGAGTGCTCAGGTTCTACCGGCCAATATCGCACAATTCTACTTTGTACTACGGCTGGTGGAAGAGTATCTTGACGACATTGCCCAGCATCGGCTATTTGCTCAGCCTGTAATCGAAGGATGTTTGGCCAAGTTAGTCGAG GTCGAGAGCTCTGTGGTTCCCGATGTGCTTACTAGCCTTGCAAGCGCATCTACGCATGTGCTTCATAGGCTATTCTTATTGAATCCTGACTACTTTGTCTGCGGTCGTATTTGGGCCCAGCCATCATATCGTCGGTTGCTCCAAACGAGCTTCCAGGACCGCATGAAGTTGGTTCTCGGAGAACATAAATCAGATGCGGAAGTATTGGATACCATTGGAACATTTGCTGGGGTGGCAGCTCGAAACGACGGGCTATTATTCCGG CTTTTGAATAGTATTGGGCCTGGTACCGATCTTTCTTGTGCCTCTTACTTCCAACCCGATGGCTCTGACGACCAAAAACTGTCTGTGCTGCTTACGTGGGCCGTCACACCATCACAGTATGGATCCCATCGCCGTTCTTGGcctgttcccttcttgcaagGAGATCAGAGGGGACGAGATGGCAAGAAGGAATATGGAGATGGCTTGATGAGAGACGAGGTTCGCGCTGTTGGTATTTGGGAAAACgacaaggaggaaggtgTCTCCACAAGTGCCGGAATTGACGATGCGTCAAAAATTATGTGGCACAGTCGGGACGCTGTTGCTCTGCTCGTCGGCGAGTTGATCGAGAAGGGACTTTTCTCGTATGGGTG GCAAGGAAGCAACCTGGAAAACCAGATGGTCAGGGCGGTTTTGCAAGGAGTTGCAGCCATTATTATTAGAATTAGTGGGA CGAATGAGCCTTGGACCTCTACTACGTTGACCTCTCTTGAGCGTTATCTGTCTGCCGGGCGGTATATATTGATGCTGGCCATCAATGACTGGCTTTTGGCGACGGTGCATCAATCCCTTGATCA AGGTCTGCAAATGAGCAGCGATACCTTTTCCCGAATTGTACAAATACTTTCGGCGCGCAAATGTTTCTCTAGTATAGCCGAA TTGATTTTTGCAGTCCTTCAATCTCC CCATGGACTCATGAATGAGATTGGCGAAGAGCTCTTCAAGAAACATCAGGCTTTGCATTTGGAGCACAAGCACTGTCGCTCGTTATTCACCCTTCTGGGATCGCTTTCGTCAGCTGGATCTCTTCCGGAAAGCGCCCATCACCAAATAGAGAGTGAAGTCAATTTCATTACCCAG TCATTACACCCCCAAACCGACGGCACAGTCGATCCCTCTCTCTCTTCGCCCCAAATCAAATCGCTAGTGAACGATATTCCACTCGAGCAGGTGGTCATCATCGCTGATGATATTTGGTACAAACACCATGCACTAGAATCCTGGGCTACGGGGATATGGGATCACGTATTTGCCTCGCTCTGTACTGTCCCTCAGACTACTCCTGATTCCCAGAAATCCGAAATCGCATCGCGCTACGTTACATTCCTCGTTAAACTTAGCAGTCACAGTATCTCTGGATTAGACGCTATATGCGGGAGTGGCTCAGCACTG TATCCCACTTGGAGTCTCGCGTCAGGTTTGTCGGAGCCTAGGCCTGCTGTGTCTCGACTCGCCGGACTTGCGAACGATCTTGCTGAGAGGTTACTCGTGGTAGACGATGTGCCACCTGCTCCTTCCTTACTTCCTCCGTCCACCCTCTCCGAAGTGCTGGAGCTTAGCGCACGCCGGCTTCCAGCCTCAAATAATGCGACTTTCCTGGATTTTATCAACAAATTTCCATGTCTGGTTGCAATGGAAATTCAACCACATATCGAACCAGAGGTTCAAGCATCCA GCTTACCTGGTCATAAATCTTCGCCTGTTATTGATAGGGTGAAACAAAGGCCCATATTGACGAAATCGATCCTGGG CCTCGAGCAAGACTCGTCTCGTGCGGAAGCTAAAGAACGTTTGGCCGACTTTTCGTCTAGTTTTTTGGGAGAG CTGCCTTCTCTCGAAACAAATATCAAAGACGACTTTTTGTCTGCATTGCAAACCGCGCTCGAGGCAGTTTTGCTAACGTGGAAACAACCCGACCACTCGGTTGAGCCCCGTAGACCAGAGGTCGCTACGCTGATAGCTCGACTTAACCAATTTGCTCTTGGGTTTCCCGATTCTGGACAAAAGGAACAAACGAAAAGG CTGCCTTCTCTCGAAACAAATATCAAAGACGACTTTTTGTCTGCATTGCAAACCGCGCTCGAGGCAGTTTTGCTAACGTGGAAACAACCCGACCACTCGGTTGAGCCCCGTAGACCAGAGGTCGCTACGCTGATAGCTCGACTTAACCAATTTGCTCTTGGATTTCCCGAGTTCTGGACTAAAGGAACAAACGAAAAGGGTGAAGCATTGATTGTAGTTTACTTGCAAATGATGAAG TTGGTTAGGCTATCGGCAATCCTTCTTTGGGATCGGCTTATTCCCAATCTTGTTGGACACTATTGCCTTTTTGTTGGATGGTAA
- a CDS encoding mediator complex subunit Med12, whose translation MSKYKIGVEIPKVSRYPSTDALRQAIDPSRQLILPNLPKEYLDRVLPLLKFTSTDPCTGLALRFTQQPSRALLITHFPNRPWDWGESLEEGVVQRGDDTRSDYATRPRRAKQTLEQHRDEWHMKTVIGSETVFQREWVDSRVLDVSKREEGESSDEEMVDRAEEEDDEVPSGGQQGSGVYGKKRKASMSSIDEGMISDDDVQIIEGPDQGGR comes from the exons ATGTCTAAATACAAGATTGGTGTAGAAATACCAAAGGTGTCAAGATACCCAAGCACAGATGCTCTTCGTCAGGCCATCGACCCCTCACGGCAACTAATCCTACCCAACCTTCCAAAAGAGTACCTCGACCGTGTCCTTCCACTCCTTAAATTCACCTCTACGGACCCATGCACGGGTCTCGCACTCCGTTTCACGCAACAGCCCTCGCGCGCACTACTTATCACCCATTTccccaaccgaccatgggaCTGGGGCGAAAGCCTAGAAGAAGGGG TTGTTCAACGCGGAGATGACACACGATCGGATTACGCAACCCGACCACGACGGGCCAAACAGACTTTGGAACAGCACCGAGATGAGTGGCATATGAAGACTGTGATTGGGAGCGAAACGGTGTTTCAGCGAGAATGGGTCGACTCGAGGGTTCTTGATGTTTCGAAGCGGGAGGAAGGAGAGTCGAGCGATGAGGAGATGGTGGATCGtgctgaagaggaagatgatGAGGTGCCTTCTGGGGGGCAGCAGGGGTCCGGAGTGTATGGGAAGAAGCGAAAGGCTTCGATGTCTTCTATAGATGAAGGGATGATAAGTGATGATGATGTGCAGATTATCGAAGGGCCGGACCAGGGTGGTCGTTAG